GCCTAAGAACAGACGATACCTACAACAAGTTGCAAGACGACGATGGCTATGAGAATATTACAGTGCTACAGGAGATGGGGTCAATGACCATGTCATCTTTAAGAGATCTCCAGTCTGTTGTGAAGCCAAGCAACACGTGGGCTGGAGATGCTGTTTCCGCCATTGTCGTTGCGGTTGACATGATGGACACATTTACGAAGAAGCTCAAATGGAATCGAAagatcttcttgatcactgACGGCCAAGGGCCaatggatggagatgatctGAGCGACATTTCCAAGAAAATTAACGACTCGAATATCCAACTCACCATCCTGTAAGCCAACGACACCCTTTCGTTTAACAGATCTAACAGACTATAGTGGTGTAGATTTTGATGATCCGGACTATGGcttcaaggaagaagacaagcCGGGCACCAAGGTCAGTAGAAATATCCATGGCCTCAAAGCGCATAACTAAATATTGGCAGGAGGATAACGAGAAAGCACTCAAAGCGCTCGCTGACGATTGCAAAGATGGCGTTTTCGCAAACATTGCCGAAGCCATTGACGAGCTTGACACCCCCCGAATCAAGGCCGTCAAACCATACAAGACTTATGATGGCGCCCTCACTCTTGGAGATCCCGAAACGTTTCCTGCTGCGATGAGTATCAATGTCGAGAGATATTTCAAGACACATTTGGCACGCCCCTTAACAGCAAGTACAGTAGTCGTCAAGTCTGAAGACGGTGAAGCTACCCAGCAAACACAAGACGACGAGATGGAAGGTATCGAGTTCTCAGCAGTCAAGCAAGCTCGTTCATACAAAGTCAATGATCCAGATGCTCCAGGAGGAAAGCGAGATGTCGAGtttgatgatcttgccaagggGTACGAATATGGCCGAACAGCAGTACACATCAGTGAGTCAGaacacaacatcaccaagatcGACGCGCAGAAGAGCTTCTCGATCATTGGTTTCATTCCATGCGCAAAGGTGTGTTACTTGTGAACTATCGCCTTATTTCTTGTGCTAATTCTGTTTAGTACGAGCCATTTCTCAACATTGGCGAGACTTGCGTGACAATAGCACGCAAATTTGATGCCAAATCCGCCATCGCGCTTTCGTCTCTTGTATGGGCACTCTCTGAACTCGAGTCTTATGCGATTGCCCGGATTGTGACAAAAGATGGCAAAGATCCGCTACTGGTGCTGCTGGCACCTGGTGTAGAACCAGACATGGAGTGTCTCTACGACATTCCGCTGCCATTTGCAGAGGATATCCGAAGCTATCAATTCCCTCCTTTGGATAGAGTGATTACGGTCACTGGGCAGACCGTTAGCAAGCACCGACTGTTGCCTACGGATGAGCTCAACGATGCCATGAGCGATTATGTTGACGCCATGGATTTGTCAACATATGgtatggatgatgatgggtaCGTTTCAATCTGTGACTCACCTTGTTTATCGCTAAATTATGTAGTAACCCGTCTGAATATGTGCCTATTGACGAAACCTTCAACCCTACAGTCCACCGAGTTAACCATGCAGTGAAAGCTCGAGCAGTGTATCCTGAAAAGCCAGTTCCAGATACCCCTTCCATATTGCTCCGATTTGCACAGCCAACACAAGATCTAATCGAGAAGGTCCAGAGCAAGACGGATGCCCTTATTCAAGCAGCAGATGTCAAGAAAGGTACGTGTTCTGCCTTTTGTGATTGTGGACCCTAGCTAACTAGGGAAACAGTACCGCCAaaggtcaagggcaagcGTGGCAGAGAAACCATCAAGCCAATTTCaggccttgatgttgatgcccTTCtgggtgaagagaagaagagcgagatCAGCTCTGACAATGCAGTGCCTGAATTCAAACGAGCTCTTGCTGTAACCGAAGACGTTTCGGAGATTGAGGATGCAACTAAACAAATGGGCACGATCATATCAACATTTGTTACGGAAAGCTTCGGCGGCGACAAATACCCACGTGCTCTGGAATGCCTGGGTGTGATGAGGGAAGAACTCATCAATCTTGAAGAACCAGGATTCTACAACACCTTTTTGAGagggatgaagaagaagctgctTTCTGAAGATATGGGGGGTAGGCGACTAGACTTTTGGTTCAAGGTACGATTGGGTCATCTCGGTCTGATTGACAACAAGCAATCGGACGTGTCTGATGTCACCCCAGACGAGGCCGTTGAGGTATGTTTCCTAACAACTGTTTCTGGCAGTTTGCTAACTCGAACTAGTTCTACAAACCCAAATGATGTGAGTAAAGTAaagtttgttgtttttttggGCAGGGATGGTTTTATGTATCAAGTCAAGCAAACTTGGCTGGTTTGCAGTTATATACTGCCAGGCGCAAAGAGTGTAGTATGAGCCTACCATGAATTGAGAGGATTAAATtgataaaataattaaatgCTTGCCTTTTTCTCCAATATTTTACGAAAACGCGATGTAAAAATTGAGTGACACATAGTCGGTCTATGAAATGGATGAGCGCTGGTATTTCTGTACACAGCCGTCGGTGGAGGGGCCGGTGCATGACGATCCATCAACTATTGGTAGTCGCAGTGACAGCAATCACTTACCGTTTGACATCTATTTCGAGGCAACACTGCCTTTTTGTTTTCACATTTTAAAGGCGGGTGGTAACATCAGTGAATCATTTGAGCCGTGCCAAATAAGCCCCAAAGGGTATTTCTCATCTGCCCTTTTTTCCTCCCTCACAGCGCACCTGCCGCACGAAGGCTTCATTCCCGCCTTTAAAGCTACACTAGGTACCTTTCGTCCTCGCTAcgtttttaatttatttcctttctctctttcagAAGTGCTTCTCCGATAGGTTTCTCGATTCCTCTTCCTTTCGTCGCCTTTTCCTGCCTTGGCAGAGAATACCAGCGATGTCGGACCTACAAAGTCGTTTGGAGAAGCTGCAGGAGCTTTTGGGCAACGGCGTGAAGCTTGCT
This is a stretch of genomic DNA from Fusarium pseudograminearum CS3096 chromosome 4, whole genome shotgun sequence. It encodes these proteins:
- the Ku70 gene encoding Ku70, with product MAEKEATIFILDLGSTMAQTHSGRSQSDLDWSLQYVWDKITDIVAANRKTLCVGVLGLRTDDTYNKLQDDDGYENITVLQEMGSMTMSSLRDLQSVVKPSNTWAGDAVSAIVVAVDMMDTFTKKLKWNRKIFLITDGQGPMDGDDLSDISKKINDSNIQLTILGVDFDDPDYGFKEEDKPGTKEDNEKALKALADDCKDGVFANIAEAIDELDTPRIKAVKPYKTYDGALTLGDPETFPAAMSINVERYFKTHLARPLTASTVVVKSEDGEATQQTQDDEMEGIEFSAVKQARSYKVNDPDAPGGKRDVEFDDLAKGYEYGRTAVHISESEHNITKIDAQKSFSIIGFIPCAKYEPFLNIGETCVTIARKFDAKSAIALSSLVWALSELESYAIARIVTKDGKDPLLVLLAPGVEPDMECLYDIPLPFAEDIRSYQFPPLDRVITVTGQTVSKHRLLPTDELNDAMSDYVDAMDLSTYGMDDDGNPSEYVPIDETFNPTVHRVNHAVKARAVYPEKPVPDTPSILLRFAQPTQDLIEKVQSKTDALIQAADVKKVPPKVKGKRGRETIKPISGLDVDALLGEEKKSEISSDNAVPEFKRALAVTEDVSEIEDATKQMGTIISTFVTESFGGDKYPRALECLGVMREELINLEEPGFYNTFLRGMKKKLLSEDMGGRRLDFWFKVRLGHLGLIDNKQSDVSDVTPDEAVEFYKPK